The following proteins are co-located in the Solanum pennellii chromosome 8, SPENNV200 genome:
- the LOC107029058 gene encoding probable acyl-activating enzyme 1, peroxisomal: MEGTVKCSANYVPLSPISFLERSAKVYSDRLSIVHGNVKYSWRETRQRCIQLASALTHLGISRGDVVAALAPNIPAIYELHFGVPMAGAVLCALNTRHDSAMVSVLLRHSEAKIIFVDHQLLDVAKGALEILSKASRKLPHLILISDRESQLSSQNNNNRSLCSKDLEYESFLANGEPDFEILWPNDERDAIALNYTSGTTSRPKGVVYSHRGAYLNSLAAALLAEMTSMPVYLWTLPMFHCNGWCLAWTVAAQGGTNICLRNVTEKGIFDSIIQHQVTNMAGAPTVLNMIINAPRSVQRPLSRTVNVMTGGAPPPPQVLLKMKELGFNVTHGYGLTETYGPATVCMWKPEWNSLSPDEQANIQARQGVNHLGLEDVDVKDSESMKSVPSDAKTMGEVMIRGNTVMNGYLKDRKATEDAFRGGWFRSGDLAVKHPDGYIELKDRSKDIIISGGENISTIEVESVIFSHPSVLEAAVVGRPDDHWGETPCAFVKLKNGCNASADEIIKHCRDRLPHYMAPRTVIFDDLPTTSTGKIQKFVLRERVKAMGSVSKASKL, encoded by the exons ATGGAGGGCACAGTGAAATGCTCAGCGAACTACGTGCCGTTGAGTCCAATTAGCTTCTTAGAAAGATCAGCAAAGGTTTATAGTGATAGACTCTCTATTGTTCACGGAAATGTCAAATATTCTTGGAGAGAAACTCGTCAAAGGTGTATCCAACTTGCTTCTGCTCTAACCCATTTGGGGATTTCTCGTGGCGATGTC GTTGCTGCCTTGGCTCCAAATATTCCTGCAATATACGAGCTACACTTTGGAGTACCAATGGCTGGGGCAGTTCTTTGCGCACTTAATACACGTCATGATTCTGCAATGGTCTCTGTGTTACTTAGACATTCCGAGGccaaaatcatatttgtagATCACCAGTTGCTCGATGTTGCTAAGGGTGCATTAGAAATTCTATCTAAGGCTAGCAGAAAGTTGCCGCATCTTATCTTGATATCTGATAGAGAGAGTCAGTTATCTAGccagaataataataataggagCTTGTGTTCAAAAGATCTGGAGTATGAGTCCTTTTTAGCTAATGGAGAACCTGATTTTGAGATTTTATGGCCAAATGATGAACGGGATGCTATTGCTCTTAATTATACCTCAGGGACAACATCGAGACCAAAAGGGGTCGTTTATAGTCACAGAGGAGCATATCTTAATTCTCTGGCTGCAGCTCTTCTTGCTGAAATGACTTCAATGCCTGTCTATCTATGGACTCTTCCCATGTTTCATTGCAATGGATGGTGTCTTGCTTGGACTGTGGCAGCACAAGGTGGTACAAATATTTGCCTGAGAAATGTAACCGAAAAAGGGATTTTTGACAGCATAATTCAACACCAAGTGACTAACATGGCTGGTGCACCTACGGTTTTGAACATGATAATAAATGCGCCACGAAGTGTCCAAAGACCACTCTCAAGGACAGTTAACGTTATGACAGGTGGTGCCCCACCTCCTCCTCAAGTTCTACTTAAAATGAAAGAGCTCGGTTTTAATGTTACTCATGGATATGGTCTTACGGAAACCTATGGTCCAGCAACTGTTTGCATGTGGAAACCAGAGTGGAACTCTCTATCACCTGATGAGCAGGCTAATATTCAGGCTCGTCAAGGAGTGAACCATCTTGGCTTGGAGGATGTAGACGTAAAGGATTCTGAATCAATGAAGAGTGTACCCTCAGATGCAAAAACAATGGGTGAGGTGATGATTAGAGGAAACACAGTAATGAATGGTTACTTAAAAGATCGCAAAGCTACAGAAGATGCTTTTAGAGGGGGTTGGTTTCGAAGCGGGGACTTAGCAGTGAAGCATCCTGATGGTTACATAGAATTAAAGGATCGTTCAAAGGATATCATTATTTCCGGTGGAGAAAACATTAGTACAATCGAAGTGGAGTCTGTAATCTTTAGCCATCCATCTGTTCTTGAAGCTGCTGTAGTGGGAAGACCAGATGATCACTGGGGTGAGACACCTTGCGCATTCGTCAAACTGAAGAACGGATGCAATGCAAGTGCTGATGAGATCATCAAGCATTGTCGTGATCGTTTGCCGCATTACATGGCTCCTAGGACAGTAATTTTTGATGATTTgccaacaacttcaacaggaaAGATTCAAAAGTTTGTTCTGAGAGAGAGAGTCAAAGCAATGGGAAGTGTTTCGAAAGCTAGCAAACTATAA
- the LOC107028116 gene encoding probable acyl-activating enzyme 1, peroxisomal gives MQKEIMEGTVKCSANFVPLSPISFLERSAKVYGDRLSIVHGNVRYTWRETRERCIRLASALTHLGITRGDVVAALAPNVPALYELHFGVPMAGAVLCALNTRYDSDMVSVLLKQLEAKIMFVDYELLDVVKGALETLSKEKVKLPHLILISDTESELYNKNWSLASKDVEYESFLGNGESDFEIVRPNDEWDAIAVNYTSGTTSRPKGVVYSHRGAYLNSLAAALLTEMTSMPVFLWTVPMFHCSGWCLTWTVAAQGGTNICMRNVTEKGIFDNISQHQVTHMGGAPTILNMIINAPQSVQKPIARTVNVMTGGAAPPPQVLLQMKELNFNVTHGYGQTEAYGPAAVCFWKPEWNYLSPVEQANLHARQGVHHLGLEDVDVKDSNSMKSVPSDAKTVGEVMIRGNTVMNGYFKDVKATENAFKGGWFRTGDLAVKHPDGYIEVKDRSIDTIISGGEIISSIEVESVIFSHPSVFEAAVVGKPGDHWGETPCAFVKLKNGCNASADEIIKYCRDRLPQYMAPRTVIFDDLPKTSTGKTQKFVLRERVKATGSISKDS, from the exons ATGCAAAAAGAAATAATGGAGGGTACAGTGAAATGCTCAGCAAACTTTGTGCCATTGAGTCCAATTAGCTTCTTAGAAAGATCAGCAAAAGTTTATGGTGATAGACTCTCTATTGTTCATGGAAATGTGAGATATACCTGGAGAGAAACTCGCGAAAGGTGTATCCGGCTTGCTTCTGCTCTCACACACCTAGGAATTACTCGTGGAGACGTG GTTGCTGCATTGGCTCCAAATGTTCCTGCATTGTATGAGCTACACTTTGGAGTACCAATGGCTGGGGCAGTACTCTGTGCACTTAATACGCGTTATGATTCAGATATGGTCTCTGTGTTATTAAAGCAGTTAGAGGCAAAAATCATGTTTGTTGATTACGAATTGCTTGATGTTGTTAAGGGTGCATTAGAAACTCTATCAAAGGAAAAGGTAAAGTTACCTCATCTAATTCTGATCTCTGATACAGAGAGTGagttatataataaaaattggaGTTTGGCTTCAAAAGACGTGGAGTATGAGTCCTTTTTAGGTAATGGAGAGTCCGATTTTGAGATTGTACGGCCAAATGATGAATGGGATGCTATAGCTGTTAATTATACGTCAGGAACAACATCGAGGCCAAAAGGGGTTGTGTATAGTCATAGAGGAGCCTATCTTAATTCTCTGGCTGCAGCTCTTCTAACTGAAATGACTTCGATGCCTGTGTTTTTATGGACTGTTCCGATGTTTCATTGCAGTGGCTGGTGTCTTACTTGGACTGTTGCAGCACAGGGTGGTACAAATATTTGTATGAGGAATGTGACTGAAAAGGGGATTTTCGATAACATAAGTCAACACCAAGTTACTCATATGGGTGGTGCACCTACGATTCTAAACATGATAATAAACGCGCCACAAAGTGTGCAAAAACCAATCGCAAGGACAGTAAATGTTATGACGGGTGGAGCCGCGCCTCCTCCTCAAGTTTTACTTCAGATGAAAGAGCTTAATTTTAATGTTACTCATGGATATGGTCAAACAGAAGCTTATGGTCCAGCAGCTGTTTGTTTTTGGAAACCAGAGTGGAACTATCTGTCCCCTGTTGAGCAGGCTAATCTTCACGCTCGTCAAGGAGTGCACCATCTAGGTTTGGAGGACGTAGACGTAAAGGATTCAAATTCAATGAAGAGTGTACCCTCAGATGCAAAGACAGTAGGGGAGGTGATGATTAGAGGAAACACAGTAATGAATGGTTACTTTAAGGATGTGAAAGCAACAGAAAATGCTTTTAAAGGGGGCTGGTTTCGTACCGGGGATTTAGCAGTGAAACATCCTGATGGTTACATAGAAGTGAAGGATCGTTCGATCGACACCATCATCTCGGGTGGAGAAATCATTAGTTCAATCGAAGTTGAGTCTGTTATCTTTAGCCATCCATCTGTTTTCGAAGCTGCTGTAGTGGGAAAACCAGGTGATCACTGGGGTGAAACACCTTGTGCATTCGTCAAACTGAAGAATGGATGCAATGCTAGCGCTGATGAGATCATCAAGTATTGTCGCGATCGTTTGCCACAATACATGGCTCCTAGGACGGTTATTTTTGATGATTTGCCAAAAACTTCAACCGGAAAGACTCAGAAGTTCGTTCTGAGAGAGAGAGTCAAAGCCACGGGCAGTATTTCGAAAGATAGCTAA
- the LOC107027176 gene encoding uncharacterized protein LOC107027176, which produces MGNCIPFLNKEIKYLPIDTIFKLPSPLPNWPPGTGEFGSGCIDSGGLKVCQIVTFNKVWAIDKGGPENLGATFYEPSPIPDGYSMFGCYCQPNNKPLFGWVLVGKDNVGEILKNPVDYTLVWSSESSKFKNKNINDHGYIWLPIPPEGYKALGHVVTTSPEKPALDKIQCVRSDLTDELEVESWVWGQGTTSKVNGINVHSVRPRERGVKAQGVSVGTFLARMTSDKDDESNKTLSLACLKNNKFSTFSSMPNLSQIQALFDQYSPIIHFHPKEKYLPSSVNWYFANGALLYQKGQESNPSTIEPNGSNLPQDGPNDGAYWLDLPIDEKDREKAIKGDLLNSEVYLHIKPMLGATFTDIAVWIFYPFNGPGTAKLGLVDVPFGKIGEHVGDWEHVTLRISNFNGVLYKVYVSQHSGGKWLDAPQVEFQNGSNKVVVYSSLNGHAIYHKPGLVLQGGGDIGIRNDTAKSNLVLDCGKNYSIVAAENLEIIAPAWLNYSRQWGPKLSYTLGDEVKKIESSSKGNLKGAFEKLVKVLPNEVYGEEGPTGPKLKGNWNGDEV; this is translated from the exons atggGAAATTGCATTCCTTTTCTAAACAAAGAAATCAAATATTTGCCCATTGATACAATTTTCAAGCTTCCATCACCATTGCCCAATTGGCCACCAG GAACAGGAGAGTTTGGAAGTGGATGTATTGATTCAGGAGGGCTAAAAGTTTGCCAAATTGTGACATTTAACAAAGTTTGGGCTATTGATAAAGGAGGACCAGAGAATCTTGGAGCAACATTTTATGAGCCTTCACCAATTCCAGATGGATATTCTATGTTTGGATGTTATTGTCAACCAAACAATAAACCCCTTTTTGGTTGGGTACTTGTAGGGAAAGACAATGTTGGTGAAATCCTAAAGAATCCAGTTGATTACACACTTGTTTGGAGTAGTGAATCCTCAAAGTTCAAGAACAAAAATATCAATGATCATGGCTATATTTGGCTACCAATTCCACCTGAGGGTTACAAGGCTTTAGGCCATGTTGTCACTACCTCACCTGAAAAACCTGCCTTAGACAAAATTCAATGTGTTCGATCCGATCTAACGGATGAATTAGAGGTTGAGAGTTGGGTATGGGGTCAAGGTACAACTAGTAAGGTGAATGGTATCAATGTTCACAGCGTAAGACCTCGAGAAAGAGGTGTAAAAGCACAAGGGGTTAGTGTGGGCACATTCTTAGCTAGGATGACAAGTGATAAAGATGATGAGTCTAACAAAACCTTATCCCTTGCTTGTTTAAAGAACAATAAGTTTAGTACCTTTTCTTCTATGCCTAACCTTAGCCAAATTCAAGCATTATTTGATCAATACTCTCCAATTATACACTTTCACCCTAAAGAAAAGTACCTTCCTTCCTCTGTCAATTGGTATTTTGCTAATGGTGCTTTGCTATATCAAAAAGGTCAAGAATCAAATCCTAGTACCATTGAACCAAATGGCTCAAATCTTCCACAAGATGGTCCAAATGATGGTGCTTATTGGCTAGACTTGCCAATTGATGAGAAGGACAGAGAAAAAGCCATTAAAGGAGATTTACTAAACTCTGAGGTTTATCTCCACATTAAGCCAATGTTAGGAGCAACTTTCACTGACATAGCTGTGTGGATTTTCTATCCATTCAATGGACCTGGCACAGCTAAACTTGGCCTAGTTGATGTACCCTTTGGTAAAATAGGTGAACACGTAGGTGATTGGGAGCATGTGACACTTAGGATCAGCAATTTCAATGGGGTGTTGTACAAAGTTTACGTCTCGCAACATAGTGGAGGGAAATGGCTTGATGCACCACAAGTTGAATTTCAGAATGGTAGTAACAAAGTTGTGGTCTATTCTTCACTAAATGGACATGCCATTTACCATAAACCAGGCTTAGTTTTACAAGGGGGTGGAGATATTGGGATAAGAAATGATACAGCTAAGAGTAACTTGGTTTTGGACTGTGGGAAGAACTATTCAATAGTTGCTgctgaaaatcttgaaataatcGCGCCAGCATGGCTAAATTATTCAAGACAATGGGGACCAAAGTTAAGTTATACACTTGGGgatgaagttaaaaaaattgagagcTCATCGAAAGGGAACTTGAAAGGTGCATTTGAGAAATTGGTGAAAGTATTGCCAAATGAAGTTTATGGAGAAGAAGGGCCTACTGGTCCCAAGTTGAAAGGTAATTGGAATGGGGATGAAGTGTGA
- the LOC107029057 gene encoding LOW QUALITY PROTEIN: RNA-dependent RNA polymerase 6-like (The sequence of the model RefSeq protein was modified relative to this genomic sequence to represent the inferred CDS: inserted 2 bases in 1 codon): protein MGSEDSDMNIVVTQISVGGFDNDVNAKMLSEYLEEQVGQVLRCRLKTSSTPPKSYPTYHIDEESMQRMNDYIRVEPHAFVHFASSGSANYALAAAGRNELILGGKPLKVSLGPGNPHCLDKKRTDEMPLKFSDVNVEIGGLVSNDDFVVGWSGPPTGVNFLVDRFDGTCKILFTKNTVFSFKNEARQAVIKCNFKIQFLTREINEIKECKDFASFVILLQLASSPLVFYRTADDDVEESVAFDLLDDDDQWIRTTDITCSGAIGRFNTYRISIRPRNGLNFAKAKKYFRDSRVPVVEPCNQRLRVRNEPNFGVPMPEPFFCIQYHDGISFKVLFLVNAVLHKGIINQHQMTNDFFTLLNKHQEGINVAALKHIFSFKRPVNDAVKKLEHIQTWLWNKLNLLKSTEESDDVVEVRRLVITPTKAYCLPPTVELSNRVLRNYKHDADRFLRVTFMDEGMRNLNRNVMTYYASTIVREITSKANPQKTAIFQRVNTMLSQGFYLCGRRYTFLAFXQLRDRSAWFFAENPIISVPSIINWMGRFSNKNVAKYAARMGQCFSSTYATVEILLSEVNSKLPDIERNGYIFSDGIGMISADLAIQVAEKLQLSVNPPCAYQIRYAGCKGVVACWPAKNDGIRLSVRPSMKKFDSNHTILEICSWTRLQPGFLNRQIITLLSSLKVKDKIFWEMQNEMLSRLDKILVDLDVAFDIITGSCAEAGNTAAIMLSAGFKPQSEPHLRGMLSSIRAAQLGDLRNKARIFVPSGRWLVGCLDELGELEQGQCFIQVSSPSLESCFVKHGPNFSDIKKNLQVIKGLVIIAKNPCLHPGDVRILEAVDVPGLHHLYDCLVFPQKGDRPHPDEASGSDLDGDLYFVAWDKNLIPPSKKSWMPMDYAPAEAKQLGRQIEHADIIHFFSKNMVQESLGEICNAHVVHADLSELGALDEKCLKLAELAAIAVDFPKTGKLVTMPYNLRPKMYPDFMGKEEFQSYTSEKILGKLYRQVKAESQGEFAGLEFVPEDIPYDTNLEIPGYEDFLAEAWNRKCSYDSQLNGLLGQYRVNGEEEVITGHIWSMAKSNSKKQGELKARLKQAYDALRKEFRHAFEHMEPDFDQLSIDEKNDMYERKASAWYRVTYHPHWVNRTVLELQKTDDVSNTVMLSFAWIAADYLARIKIRQRGMQQSNSTSRIHSLERYLVDKISQPFG, encoded by the exons ATGGGATCAGAGGATTCTGATATGAATATCGTAGTGACTCAAATTAGTGTTGGTGGATTCGACAATGATGTCAATGCGAAAATGCTTTCGGAATACCTGGAAGAACAAGTTGGACAAGTGTTGAGGTGTAGATTAAAGACTTCATCGACCCCTCCTAAATCATACCCAACTTATCACATTGATGAAGAGAGCATGCAAAGAATGAACGATTACATAAGAGTGGAACCTCATGCATTCGTTCATTTTGCATCTTCAGGGTCTGCAAATTATGCTCTTGCTGCTGCTGGGCGTAATGAACTAATATTAGGAGGGAAGCCTTTGAAGGTTAGTTTGGGTCCTGGGAATCCCCATTGTTTGGATAAGAAGAGAACAGATGAAATGCCCTTAAAGTTTTCAGATGTTAATGTAGAAATTGGAGGACTGGTTAGCAATGATGACTTTGTGGTTGGTTGGAGCGGACCTCCTACTGGTGTGAACTTTCTCGTGGACCGATTCGACGGGACATGCAAAATACTTTTCACAAAGAATACTGTTTTCTCTTTCAAGAATGAAGCAAGACAGGCTGTTATAAAATGCAATTTCAAGATTCAGTTTTTGACTAGGGAAATCAATGAGATAAAGGAATGTAAAGACTTTGCATCTTTTGTAATATTATTGCAGCTGGCTTCATCTCCATTGGTTTTCTATAGAACTGCAGATGATGATGTTGAAGAATCAGTAGCATTTGACTTATTAGACGATGATGATCAATGGATCCGAACTACAGACATTACATGTAGCGGAGCCATTGGTCGGTTTAATACCTACCGTATCTCGATTCGGCCTCGCAATGGTCTTAACTTTGCGAAGGCAAAGAAATATTTTCGTGATAGTAGGGTGCCCGTGGTAGAACCGTGTAACCAAAGGCTCCGGGTGAGAAATGAGCCTAATTTTGGTGTGCCCATGCCAGAACCTTTCTTCTGCATCCAATACCATGATGGTATAAGCTTTAAGGTATTGTTTCTGGTAAATGCGGTTTTGCACAAAGGCATCATTAATCAGCATCAGATGACCAATGATTTCTTTACTTTGCTTAATAAGCATCAAGAGGGGATTAATGTAGCTGCACTGAAGCACATATTTTCCTTCAAAAGGCCCGTCAATGACGCTGTTAAGAAGTTAGAACACATCCAGACATGGCTGTGGAATAAACTTAACCTTCTCAAGAGTACTGAAGAGTCTGATGATGTTGTAGAGGTTAGGAGGTTGGTGATCACCCCAACCAAAGCATATTGTCTTCCACCGACCGTGGAGCTGTCGAATAGAGTCCTCAGGAACTATAAACATGACGCAGATCGATTTTTGCGAGTTACTTTCATGGACGAGGGCATGCGGAACTTGAATAGGAATGTGATGACGTACTATGCTTCCACCATCGTGAGAGAAATTACGTCAAAAGCTAATCCCCAGAAAACTGCCATCTTTCAAAGGGTGAATACTATGCTGAGTCAAGGATTTTACCTGTGTGGTCGCAGGTACACTTTTCTGGCATT TCAGCTGAGGGATCGTTCTGCCTGGTTTTTTGCAGAAAACCCGATAATTAGTGTGCCCAGCATCATAAACTGGATGGGGAGGTTCAGTAACAAGAATGTTGCAAAATATGCTGCTAGGATGGGGCAGTGCTTTTCATCAACCTATGCAACAGTGGAAATCCTTCTGAGTGAGGTTAACTCCAAGCTTCCAGATATAGAAAGAAATGGGTATATTTTCTCTGATGGAATCGGCATGATATCAGCAGATCTTGCTATACAAGTTGCAGAGAAGTTGCAATTAAGTGTCAATCCTCCTTGTGCTTATCAGATAAGGTATGCTGGTTGTAAAGGTGTTGTCGCATGTTGGCCAGCAAAGAATGATGGTATCCGCCTTTCTGTGAGACCAAGTATGAAGAAATTTGACTCAAATCACACTATCCTTGAAATCTGCTCTTGGACGAGATTACAACCTGGTTTTTTGAACCGGCAAATAATAACCCTGCTCTCATCTTTGAAggttaaagataaaatattttgggaAATGCAGAATGAAATGTTATCAAGGTTGGATAAAATACTTGTGGATTTGGATGTGGCTTTTGATATTATTACAGGTTCATGTGCTGAGGCAGGAAATACTGCAGCTATAATGTTGAGTGCGGGGTTTAAACCTCAAAGTGAGCCTCATTTAAGAGGGATGTTGTCTAGCATTAGAGCTGCTCAACTTGGCGACCTCAGGAATAAGGCAAGGATATTTGTTCCTTCCGGAAGGTGGTTGGTGGGCTGTTTGGATGAATTAGGTGAACTTGAGCAAGGCCAATGCTTTATTCAAGTGTCAAGCCCTTCTTTGGAGAGTTGCTTTGTTAAGCATGGTCCAAATTTTTCTGATATCAAGAAAAATCTTCAAGTAATAAAGGGCCTTGTTATAATTGCAAAGAACCCGTGTCTTCATCCAGGGGATGTGAGGATTCTTGAGGCTGTAGATGTTCCTGGTTTACACCATCTCTATGATTGTCTGGTCTTTCCTCAGAAGGGGGATAGGCCACATCCAGATGAAGCATCAGGGAGTGACCTTGACGGTGACCTCTACTTTGTGGCTTGGGATAAAAATCTCATCCCACCCAGTAAGAAAAGCTGGATGCCAATGGACTATGCTCCTGCAGAAGCTAAACAGTTGGGTCGTCAAATTGAACATGCG GACATTATACATTTTTTCTCAAAGAACATGGTTCAAGAGAGCCTAGGAGAAATCTGCAACGCGCATGTGGTTCATGCTGACCTCAGTGAACTTGGAGCTTTGGATGAGAAGTGTCTTAAATTGGCAGAGCTTGCTGCTATAGCTGTAGATTTCCCCAAAACTGGAAAACTTGTCACCATGCCATATAACCTCAGACCAAAAATGTATCCTGACTTCATGGGGAAAGAGGAATTTCAGTCATACACCTCTGAGAAAATTTTGGGTAAATTATATCGGCAAGTTAAAGCTGAATCTCAGGGAGAATTTGCTGGACTTGAGTTTGTCCCTGAAGACATCCCATATGATACTAATCTTGAGATCCCAGGATACGAAGATTTCTTAGCTGAAGCATGGAATCGCAAATGTTCTTATGATAGTCAGTTGAATGGACTTTTAGGACAATACAGAGTTAACGGGGAGGAAGAGGTAATTACTGGACATATATGGTCCATGGCAAAGTCCAATTCAAAGAAGCAAGGGGAATTAAAAGCGAGGCTGAAGCAGGCATATGATGCGCTGAGGAAAGAGTTCAGACATGCTTTCGAGCATATGGAGCCTGATTTTGATCAACTTTCCATTGATGAGAAGAACGATATGTATGAAAGAAAGGCGTCTGCATGGTATCGGGTTACCTACCATCCTCATTGGGTGAATAGAACAGTACTGGAGTTGCAAAAGACGGACGACGTCTCAAATACTGTTATGTTAAGTTTTGCATGGATTGCAGCAGATTACCTTGCTCGAATTAAGATTAGACAAAGGGGAATGCAACAATCCAACTCTACCTCTCGTATCCATTCTCTTGAAAGGTATCTTGTTGACAAGATATCACAACCATTTGGCTGA